The genomic region CAGCGCCTTGACGACCGTCTTGCCCAGACCGGGCGCGTCGATCAACGCGGCGATCGTGACCATCGACAGCGCGGCCATGATCGTCTGGTTGACGCCCAGCACGATCGTCCTGCGCGCGGAGGGCAGCAGCACCTTCACCAACGTCTGCTGCTGCGTCGCCCCGAGGGACTCGCTGGCCTCGACGGTGGTGCGCGGCACCGTGCGGATGGCGTGCGCGGTGATCCGGATCGCCGGCGGGGCCGCGTAGATCAGCGTCGCGATCGTCGCCGAGGCGGGCCCGATCAGGAAGAACAACGTCAGCGGTGCCAGGTAGACGAACGTCGGCATGGTCTGCATGAAGTCGAGCACCGGTGTCAGCACCCGGTTCACCCGGTCCGACAGCCCGGCCCAGATGCCCAGCGGGACGCCCACCAGCAACGAGATCACCACGGCCGCCAGCGTCAGCGACAGCGTGTCCATGCTCTCCTGCCACAACCCCTGCAAGCCCAGGAAGACGAACCCGGCGACGGCCAGCAGCGCCACCCGCCACCCGGCGACCGCGAGGCTCACGAACCCGGCGACCGCGACCACGCCGAGCCAGCCGACCACCGGCACCGGCCGCCCGAACGACGGCTGCGCGATGAACGCCTGGATGAACGTGACGAACTCGTCGATGACGAGCCGGATCTCGTTGAAGAAGTACAGGAACAGCGGGTTGGAGTTGCGCGAGGCACCGACGGCGTCGTTGAGCTCGTTGACCCACCGGTGCAGCGGCGTGAGCTCGGAGGCGCCGAGCGACAGCGTGGCGGTGTTGCGGAACACCAGCCACAGCACCAGCCAGGCCAGCACGATCCCGCCAGCGACCAGGCCTCTGTGGACTTTCGGGCGCGGCACTGGCCGTGGCGCGGTGACGGCGACCATGCTCAGGCCTCCCCGGCGACGACCCCGAGGATCTCCTCGTCCGCCACGACCCCGAGCAGCTCGCCGTCCCGCACGACCTTCACCGGCCGGTCCGCGCTCAGCACGCTGCGGATCGCCTCGCGCACCACGGTGTCCGGCCCGAGCTCGGGACCGTCCAGCACGTCGTCGGGCGTGGGCGGTCGCATGATCCACTTCAACGTCAGCACGTGCGAGCGCGGCACGTCCCGCACGAAGTCGCGCACGTAGTCGTCCGCCGGCGCGCCGACCAGCTCGTCGCCGGTGCCGACCTGCACGACCTCGCCGTCACGCATGATCAGGATGCGGTCGCCGAGCTTGAGCGCCTCACTGAGGTCGTGGGTGATGAAGACCATCGTCTTGCCGACCTCGCGGTGCAGCCTGACCACCTCGGACTGCATGTCGCGGCGGATCAACGGGTCGAGCGCCGAAAAAGGTTCGTCGAAGAACAGCACGTCGGGATCTCCGGCGAGTGCGCGCGCGAGTCCGACGCGCTGCTGCATTCCACCGGAGAGCTGATCCGGATAGGACTTCTCGTACCCGGTGAGACCCACCAGGTCGATCACCTCCTGGGACCGCTCCGCCCGTTTCGCCCGCGCCACCCCGCGGATTTCCAGCCCGTAACCGACGTTGTCGGCCACCGACCGGTGGGGCAGCAAGCCGAAGTGCTGGAACACCATGGAGAACTTGTTCCGGCGCAGGTCGCGCAACCGTTTCGGATCGGCGTCGAGAATGTTCTCGCCCTCGAACGCGATCGATCCCGAAGTCGGTTCCACGAGCCGCGTCAGGCATCTGACCAGAGTGGATTTACCGGAGCCCGACAAGCCCATGACCACGAACATCTCACCTGGGGCAACGTCGAAGTCCACTCCGCGCACGGCGGCCACGGCGCCCGTGCGGTCCATCAACTCCGCCCGTGACAACGATTTCAGCTCGGGTGACGCGACCACCTGGGACGCCTTGGAGCCGAACACCTTCCACAGGTCCCCGACCGAAATCACGGGATCCACGCCAAACCACTCCGACCCTGTTGCGGACTGCGCACACCGTTTCTCGATGCGCGACAGCATTGACCTTCACACGAGTGCGGTCAAGGGCTGCTACCTATTCGTTCCTTTGTGGACAACCAATCATCCGACGACTTGACGCGCGAAGATCGAACCGGAAAAGCTGAACTGAGCGGTCTCAAGAGCCGTTCTTCCCCCCAGAGGAGCGAACTCCGTGCAACACCCCAGAATCGCTCTGGCAATGGCGCTCGTGTTGACAATTGCCGGTTGCGGCAATGAATCCTCGTCGTCCTCACCGCGTTCCAGCTCAGCCGCCCCTGCCGAACCGTGCGACGGCATCAGCATCGCGATCAATCCATGGGTCGGTTACGAGGCGAACGCCGCCGTGATCTCCTACCTCGCCGAGCACCGGCTCGGTTGCAAGGTCGAGAAGAAGGAGATGGACGAGCAGACCGCCTGGCAGGGCCTCGACAACGGCGAGGTCGACGTGGTCCTGGAGAACTGGGGTCACGAGGACCTGAAGCAGAAGTACATCGAGGAGAAGCGCACCGCGGTCAGGGTCGGCCCGTCCGGCAACAAGGGCGTGATCGGCTGGTACGTGCCGCCGTGGTTGAAGAAAGAGCTCCCGGACATCACGAACTGGCAGAACCTGAACAAGTACGCGGACAGGTTCAAGACGGCCAAGTCCGGTGACAAGGGCCAGCTGCTCGACGGCGACCCGTCGTTCGTGACCAACGACGAGGCCCTGGTCAAGAACCTCAACCTCAACTACAAGGTCGTCTACGCCGAGAGCGAGCTCAACCTGATCAAGGCGTTCCGCCAGGCCGAGGAGAAGAAGACGCCGCTGATCGGCTACTTCTTCGAGCCCCAGTGGCTGCACCTCGACATCGAGCTGGTGAAGGTCGACCTGCCGCCGAACGTGGCCGGGTGCGACGTCGACCCCGCCACCGTCGCCTGCGACTACCCGAGCTACGAGCTGGACAAGATCGCCTCCAAGGAGTTCGCCGACAGGGGCGGGCCCGCGTACCGGCTGGTGAAGAACTTCCAGTGGAGCAACGACGAGCAGAACACCGTCGCGTCGTTCATCGCGAAGTACAAGATGTCACCGGACGAGGCGGCGAAGCGGTGGATCGAGGCGAACCCGGACCGGGTGGAGGACTGGCTGTCCCAGGACAAGCCGTAGAACTGTGTGAGCGCGTCAAAAAATGGGGCCCTTCGACCACATCGGCCGAAGGACCCCATGTCACGACCGGGCTCAGCCCTGCGGGTGGTTCACCTGCATCGTGTAGCTGGTTCGGCAGCGTCGTGGTGAACCCGAACTCGCCGGGCAACCGTTCAGTCGTTGCCTCGCGACCACCACTTCTCGTCGGGACCGGAGATGTCCTCGACGCTGAGCCTGCGCACCGACCCCGCGCGCCGCAGCCGGGCGGACAGCTGGTCCTTGCGCTGGGCGAGGCGGCGGTAGACGTCCAGGGCGGGCGTCTCCGCCTGACCGCGTTGCCGTTCCCTCGTGCGCCAGTTGCCGAGGAACTCGAGCGTCAGGTCGGCGAGCGCCTGCCCGGCGTGCGCGGTGAGCACGTCGCCCGGTGCGGCGAAGGTGCCGGCGTGGAAGGCGAGGTTCCGCGTGACGTAGAGCCATTCCAGCAACGCCGCGGCCGTGTCCTCCTGCTCCTGCAACCAGTGCGCGAGCACGGCCGAGTCCGCGAGCCGGGCGCGCCAGAGCTCGACGAGGTCCTGCACGAGCCCGCCCTCGTTCTCGGCGAGCTTCGTGACGGCGTCCTGCGCGGCCTTGAGCTGCTCGGCCGGCCGGTTGTGCTCGACGAGCACGTCGAGCCACGCGTCCACGGACTTCAGGTGGTGCTTCACGCCGGTCGTGGGCACCTGCGCGTCGAGCGGTGGCCGCAGTCCGCGGTCGTGGTTGCCGACGACGACGTGCAGGCTGACCAGGTGCTGCCGCAGCATCTGCAGCGCACACGCCTTGGCCAGCCAGGCGATCTTGCCCGGGTCCAGCCCGGTCGCCTCCAGCGCGCTCCACGCGAGCCCGGCGCTGGCCATGGGCGCGTCGACCTGCCTGGCCAGGTTCGCCACCCGCATCGCCGACCGCAGCTCGGCCGGCCAGTACGGGGTGAGCGGGTAGGCGCTGGCGACCGTGCGCTGGTGCTCGGTGCGCGTGACCCGCCCGGTCGGCCCGCTGACCTGCCACACCGGCGCGATGTCGAGCTCGGTGAGCCGCTCCCCCGCCGCGTACTGGTCGAGCACCTCGCTCAACGCCCGCCGCCCGAGCAACGCCGCGGTGTGCGCGTCCGCGGCCGTGACCGGCAGCCTGATCAGCACCGACGACCCGGTGACCACGTCCTTGAGGAAGTCGTCCCTCGGCAACCTGCTGCGGTGCAACGGTTCCTGCCGCACCCCCGGCAGCAGCTCGTCGAGGTGCCGCAACACCCGCGCACCGCGGACCACCAGCGCCACCACGTGCCGGCGCGGCTCCGGCCACAGCACCTGCGCGAGGTCGTGCGGTTTCTTGAGGAACCGCAACAGGTCCGCGCGCAGGTGCCGGCCGTCCCTGCCGTGGCAGGCGGTGACGA from Lentzea guizhouensis harbors:
- a CDS encoding quaternary amine ABC transporter ATP-binding protein yields the protein MISVGDLWKVFGSKASQVVASPELKSLSRAELMDRTGAVAAVRGVDFDVAPGEMFVVMGLSGSGKSTLVRCLTRLVEPTSGSIAFEGENILDADPKRLRDLRRNKFSMVFQHFGLLPHRSVADNVGYGLEIRGVARAKRAERSQEVIDLVGLTGYEKSYPDQLSGGMQQRVGLARALAGDPDVLFFDEPFSALDPLIRRDMQSEVVRLHREVGKTMVFITHDLSEALKLGDRILIMRDGEVVQVGTGDELVGAPADDYVRDFVRDVPRSHVLTLKWIMRPPTPDDVLDGPELGPDTVVREAIRSVLSADRPVKVVRDGELLGVVADEEILGVVAGEA
- a CDS encoding ABC transporter substrate-binding protein, with protein sequence MQHPRIALAMALVLTIAGCGNESSSSSPRSSSAAPAEPCDGISIAINPWVGYEANAAVISYLAEHRLGCKVEKKEMDEQTAWQGLDNGEVDVVLENWGHEDLKQKYIEEKRTAVRVGPSGNKGVIGWYVPPWLKKELPDITNWQNLNKYADRFKTAKSGDKGQLLDGDPSFVTNDEALVKNLNLNYKVVYAESELNLIKAFRQAEEKKTPLIGYFFEPQWLHLDIELVKVDLPPNVAGCDVDPATVACDYPSYELDKIASKEFADRGGPAYRLVKNFQWSNDEQNTVASFIAKYKMSPDEAAKRWIEANPDRVEDWLSQDKP